The following proteins are encoded in a genomic region of Verrucomicrobiia bacterium:
- the hisN gene encoding histidinol-phosphatase encodes MNLEPYLACIRDLAAASSEVILPYFGRLDLGVELKSDASPVTQADRGAEHVMREIIEQRFPDHGIIGEEFGTVREDAEFVWVLDPIDGTRSFVTAVPLFVTLIGLVHRGRPVLGAIQQPVLRQLMIGDGRSTTLNGRPVRVRTTGTLSEATLLTTDPAFPARYQNGAAFATLADRTALYRTFGDGYGYLLVAAGWADIMVDPVMNAWDLLPLIPCIEGAGGKITNWQGGPVLGEGPLSAVACAPGLHGEVIRMLNP; translated from the coding sequence ATGAATTTGGAGCCGTACCTTGCCTGCATCCGGGACCTCGCCGCCGCCAGCAGCGAGGTCATTTTGCCGTATTTTGGCCGGCTGGACCTCGGGGTCGAGCTCAAGTCTGACGCCTCACCCGTCACGCAGGCCGACCGGGGTGCGGAACACGTGATGCGCGAGATCATCGAGCAACGCTTCCCGGACCACGGGATCATCGGGGAGGAGTTCGGCACGGTGCGGGAGGATGCGGAGTTCGTCTGGGTTCTCGATCCCATTGATGGCACCCGGTCGTTTGTCACGGCAGTGCCGCTCTTTGTGACCCTGATCGGACTCGTGCACCGGGGGCGTCCGGTGTTGGGGGCCATCCAGCAGCCGGTGCTGCGTCAGTTGATGATTGGAGACGGACGCTCCACGACGCTCAACGGGCGTCCGGTGCGCGTTCGCACCACCGGCACCCTTTCCGAGGCGACCCTGCTGACCACCGACCCGGCGTTCCCGGCGCGCTACCAGAACGGCGCCGCGTTCGCCACCCTTGCCGATCGCACGGCGCTCTACCGGACATTTGGCGACGGCTATGGCTATCTGCTGGTTGCCGCGGGTTGGGCGGACATCATGGTGGACCCGGTCATGAACGCCTGGGACCTGCTCCCGCTGATCCCCTGCATCGAGGGAGCCGGCGGGAAGATCACCAACTGGCAGGGTGGCCCGGTTCTCGGAGAGGGTCCGCTTTCCGCCGTCGCCTGTGCCCCCGGTCTGCACGGGGAGGTCATCCGGATGCTCAATCCCTGA
- a CDS encoding HAMP domain-containing histidine kinase produces MALSSRSLPVAGIVLALGLLAGAVLLTHGFLRSEFRAQLARRDVALVSGLLNERFLTASSATSDDLVALLEAADQPDIPGIRSISLHDTNGFFIAALSLFGDEPDLPPSVLPSLADGEPVSRFGKSSELETDSLAALLAGRIGGDEPVLEVLLRVPPRQGPLVGYARFVLDGSDLAKEYAALDRTLGWQALTAFLLAGAAMTVALAFVFHRLVETQRHLVGANRELTLAAKTAAVGAVTAHLIHGLKNPLAGLQQFVASASDPASAETMGDWSEAAQTAQRMRAMIDAVTGVLREESGMIQYEIAPREVLDQLARRERPYAREASVTLAIACNAVRPLPNRDANIALLILENLVRNAVQACAEGGCVRVRADEESGDLVFRVRDEGTGLPERVRRNLFSPVATTKEGGTGLGLALSQQLARCLAAQLELVESGSLGTEFMLRMPRGAMDSRMTTGASSEAPVRVLPAGLG; encoded by the coding sequence GTGGCGCTGTCATCGCGGTCGCTGCCGGTGGCGGGCATCGTGCTGGCGCTCGGGCTGCTCGCCGGAGCGGTCCTCCTCACCCACGGCTTCCTCCGCTCCGAGTTCCGGGCGCAACTGGCGCGTCGCGATGTGGCCCTGGTGTCCGGCCTGCTCAATGAGCGGTTTCTGACGGCGAGCTCTGCGACGTCCGACGATCTGGTGGCGCTCCTGGAGGCCGCCGATCAGCCCGACATCCCCGGCATCCGTTCCATCAGTCTTCATGACACCAACGGATTCTTCATCGCGGCGCTCAGCCTGTTTGGAGATGAGCCGGACCTGCCGCCTTCGGTGCTGCCCTCCCTGGCGGACGGGGAGCCCGTGAGCCGTTTCGGAAAATCCTCCGAGCTGGAAACCGACTCGCTGGCCGCCCTGCTGGCCGGGCGCATTGGAGGCGATGAACCGGTGTTGGAGGTGCTGCTTCGGGTGCCTCCGCGACAGGGACCCCTCGTCGGGTATGCGCGGTTTGTCCTGGATGGTTCCGACCTGGCCAAGGAGTACGCCGCCCTGGATCGCACCCTGGGCTGGCAGGCACTCACGGCCTTCCTGCTGGCCGGAGCCGCCATGACGGTGGCCCTGGCATTCGTGTTTCACCGGCTGGTCGAGACCCAGCGTCATCTGGTGGGCGCCAATCGGGAGCTGACGCTTGCCGCCAAGACCGCGGCGGTGGGAGCCGTAACCGCGCACCTGATCCACGGGCTGAAGAATCCCCTGGCTGGCCTGCAACAGTTCGTGGCGTCCGCATCCGATCCGGCATCGGCCGAGACGATGGGTGACTGGTCGGAGGCGGCTCAGACGGCGCAGCGGATGCGTGCGATGATTGACGCGGTCACGGGGGTGCTGCGGGAGGAGTCCGGGATGATCCAGTACGAGATCGCCCCCCGGGAGGTGCTGGACCAGCTGGCGCGTCGCGAGCGGCCATATGCACGGGAGGCCTCGGTGACGCTGGCGATCGCCTGCAATGCCGTCCGTCCGCTGCCCAACCGGGACGCCAACATCGCCCTCCTCATCCTCGAGAATCTCGTGCGCAACGCTGTCCAGGCCTGCGCGGAGGGGGGTTGTGTTCGCGTTCGAGCCGATGAGGAGTCCGGGGATCTTGTGTTCCGGGTTCGGGACGAGGGCACAGGCCTGCCGGAACGTGTCCGGCGGAATCTGTTCAGCCCGGTGGCCACGACGAAGGAGGGCGGCACCGGCCTGGGCCTGGCGCTCAGCCAGCAGCTGGCACGCTGCCTGGCCGCGCAACTGGAACTGGTCGAGTCGGGTTCGCTGGGAACCGAGTTCATGCTCCGGATGCCCCGGGGGGCAATGGACTCCCGGATGACGACCGGAGCGTCCTCCGAGGCGCCGGTCCGGGTCCTTCCGGCAGGCCTGGGTTGA
- the phnA gene encoding phosphonoacetate hydrolase, with protein MPACSRTPFTVNHRTYTPPGRPAVAICLDGSADEYLDAAMVRGRMPHLARMSSHGWRGFARGAMPSFTNVNNTSIVTGVPPSVHGIGGNFFYDAARDAEVMMNSASFLRADTLFPAAQHAGRRVAVVTAKEKLRDIFAHGLIAEGGIAFSSEKAGQARPETHGIGDVEGLVGETPAIYSGEASLYVLRAGVRLLAAGRADLLYLSTTDYMQHKYAPEDPEVLAFYAAIDEELGALLANDAIVALTADHGMNAKQLPDGSPNVVYLESELTAHFGPGFRVILPITDPYVVHHGALGSFAQVHLPPNTSAERTVEIHGWLQAREGITEVHPRAVAARLMELPADRIGDLVVCAGRHVVLGRTPAHHDLKALEGGLRSHGGRYEEMVPLVLSEPLTARHRALAQGDPRNFDLFDFLLNGTAG; from the coding sequence ATGCCCGCCTGTTCCCGCACTCCCTTCACCGTCAACCACCGCACCTACACCCCCCCGGGCCGCCCGGCGGTCGCCATCTGTCTGGATGGTTCCGCGGACGAATATCTCGACGCCGCGATGGTGCGCGGCCGGATGCCCCATCTCGCCCGGATGAGCAGCCATGGCTGGCGCGGTTTCGCCCGTGGGGCGATGCCCAGCTTCACCAATGTCAACAACACCTCCATCGTCACCGGTGTGCCGCCTTCGGTGCACGGCATTGGTGGCAATTTCTTCTACGACGCCGCCCGGGATGCCGAAGTGATGATGAACTCCGCGTCCTTTCTCCGGGCGGACACCCTGTTTCCCGCCGCCCAGCATGCCGGCCGGCGGGTGGCGGTCGTCACGGCCAAGGAAAAGCTCCGCGACATTTTTGCCCACGGACTGATCGCCGAAGGCGGCATCGCTTTTTCCTCGGAGAAGGCGGGGCAGGCGCGGCCGGAGACGCACGGCATCGGCGATGTGGAGGGGCTGGTGGGGGAGACGCCGGCCATCTACAGCGGCGAGGCCTCCCTCTATGTGCTCCGTGCGGGCGTGCGGCTCCTGGCGGCCGGGCGCGCCGACCTGCTGTACCTGTCCACCACCGACTACATGCAGCACAAATATGCACCGGAGGACCCGGAGGTGCTCGCCTTCTATGCGGCGATTGATGAAGAACTCGGCGCGCTGCTCGCCAACGACGCCATCGTGGCCCTCACGGCCGACCACGGCATGAACGCCAAGCAGCTTCCGGACGGCTCTCCCAACGTCGTCTACCTCGAATCGGAGCTGACAGCGCATTTCGGTCCCGGATTCCGCGTCATCCTCCCGATCACCGATCCGTACGTGGTGCACCACGGCGCCCTCGGCTCCTTCGCGCAAGTGCACCTTCCGCCCAATACCAGCGCGGAGCGGACCGTGGAGATCCATGGCTGGTTGCAGGCGCGCGAGGGGATCACCGAGGTGCATCCCAGGGCGGTGGCCGCCCGCCTGATGGAACTTCCAGCCGACCGCATAGGCGACCTTGTGGTGTGCGCGGGGCGCCACGTCGTGCTGGGGCGGACTCCGGCCCACCATGACCTCAAGGCGCTCGAGGGTGGCCTGCGCTCGCATGGTGGCCGCTATGAGGAAATGGTGCCGCTGGTCTTGAGTGAACCCCTCACCGCCCGGCACCGTGCGCTGGCGCAGGGTGATCCGCGGAACTTCGATCTCTTCGACTTCCTCCTCAACGGCACCGCCGGCTGA
- a CDS encoding sigma-54-dependent Fis family transcriptional regulator yields the protein MPSDALTGFHILVVDDEPLLRRHIAATLERLGADVAQADSVASARQLVRDLGFDFALVDVNLPDGSGTDLLGEGVFGSGTGVIMMTAMGAVEGAVAAMKLGALDYLTKPFEPEALALSLARARQQRQAVRAAEHRRADAPISSFFFGASLAGLEGQLQRILTADRRLHEGGATPSPVLIQGETGTGKTTIARWIHGQGPRTSAPLIEANCAAIPESLAESELFGHEKGAFTDARSARMGLFEAANGGTLFLDEMASLSLPLQAKLLTVLEDRRVRRVGGNRDIPVDVRVIAAVNRDLRELVREGRFREDLFHRLDLFRVVLTPLRDRGEDILELADALLARLSRRHRLPTRGLSDLGRRRVMGYGWPGNVRELAHELERALVFEDGDGLNLDQLIGAVGHPPESRSGGMAASADASAPAADWFNVSYRFPESGFSLEEAILRLIEHALAETQGNVSKAARKLGVSRDYLRYRLGGWKDGTKAGESRSVDEMGAVPQPEANRGASP from the coding sequence ATGCCTTCGGACGCACTGACCGGTTTCCACATCCTGGTTGTGGATGACGAGCCGCTGCTGCGGCGGCATATCGCAGCCACGCTGGAGCGCCTGGGTGCCGACGTGGCCCAGGCGGACTCGGTGGCGTCGGCGCGCCAGCTGGTGCGGGACTTGGGGTTCGACTTCGCGCTGGTGGACGTGAATCTGCCGGATGGCTCCGGAACCGACCTGCTGGGGGAGGGGGTTTTTGGCTCCGGAACCGGGGTCATCATGATGACCGCCATGGGGGCGGTCGAGGGGGCCGTGGCGGCCATGAAGCTGGGCGCCCTGGATTACCTCACCAAGCCCTTCGAACCCGAAGCCCTGGCCCTGAGTCTGGCGCGTGCGCGGCAGCAGCGCCAGGCGGTCCGGGCGGCGGAGCACCGGCGGGCGGATGCCCCGATCTCCTCGTTTTTCTTCGGGGCCTCGTTGGCGGGGCTCGAAGGACAGCTCCAACGGATCCTCACCGCCGATCGGCGCCTGCACGAGGGTGGGGCCACCCCGTCACCGGTGTTGATCCAGGGAGAAACCGGGACCGGCAAGACCACGATTGCCCGGTGGATCCATGGGCAGGGTCCGCGGACCTCTGCGCCGCTGATCGAGGCCAATTGTGCCGCCATCCCCGAGAGTCTGGCCGAGTCGGAATTGTTTGGTCACGAAAAGGGGGCGTTCACCGACGCCCGGAGCGCCCGGATGGGACTCTTTGAAGCGGCCAACGGCGGGACCCTGTTTCTCGACGAGATGGCCTCGTTGAGCCTCCCGTTGCAGGCCAAGTTGCTCACGGTCCTGGAAGATCGTCGGGTCCGGCGCGTGGGGGGGAATCGCGACATTCCGGTGGACGTGCGGGTGATCGCCGCGGTGAACCGCGACCTCCGGGAACTGGTCCGTGAGGGACGGTTTCGCGAAGATCTCTTCCACCGCCTCGACCTGTTCCGCGTGGTCCTGACGCCGCTGCGCGACCGTGGAGAGGACATTCTTGAGCTGGCCGATGCGCTTCTGGCGCGTCTGAGCCGCCGGCACCGGCTGCCAACACGCGGCCTCTCCGACCTGGGGCGGCGCCGGGTGATGGGTTACGGGTGGCCCGGAAATGTGAGGGAGCTGGCGCATGAACTGGAGCGGGCACTGGTGTTCGAGGACGGCGATGGGCTGAACCTGGATCAACTGATCGGCGCCGTCGGGCATCCGCCCGAGAGTCGTTCCGGGGGGATGGCGGCGTCCGCAGACGCAAGCGCGCCGGCCGCGGACTGGTTCAACGTGTCGTACCGGTTCCCGGAGTCGGGGTTCTCCCTGGAGGAGGCCATTCTCCGCCTGATCGAGCATGCACTTGCCGAAACACAGGGCAACGTCTCCAAGGCGGCGCGGAAGCTGGGGGTTTCGAGGGACTATTTGCGTTACCGGCTGGGGGGCTGGAAGGACGGCACCAAGGCGGGAGAGTCACGGTCCGTGGACGAAATGGGGGCAGTTCCCCAGCCGGAGGCGAATCGAGGTGCTTCACCCTGA
- a CDS encoding DEAD/DEAH box helicase, whose protein sequence is MEPGDFAGFDPAAAQQFLRELPPETRRRGEQLHADGIVQDLRCVRPGEEYVADIQDGTLLQTTLSFDRDTAAWWEACSCTAGGGCEHAAGMMLSLLAEHSATSARSLSAGRKRRRTEERPTASGVLSRHVAEALDRALSRAESDFVRKVEERFAQLREKPTLTGDDLVALGIRATGNTWEKLDLWSSPPRDELEFWRHLALAAEERELPWPEFLRPVTDLTELRARVQAWRRNRDVERWRTLLGNLQLGPAEDARSADEVELRLRLTESEGLIEFRKPGALEWTPIKPGKFRDFDEKHGDQLAPEVALLWQPLAQRARYGHPVNLVYHDQQTRRLLNRLLRMPALERFLTGTDGGPLVRPEAPLRWQLDSAVDERDDYQLRLVQPDGAPAPRILGVLPGRPTLYLTSDAVWAGPPVEDHVLDPAAVTLIPAPSLETAPGVRFLHYLGVPLPARLAGRVETVSLEPVIQGELRAIAFGNDTEYAVMDALGLAPDAHYTERWNGTAWLEVKPAESGADPASAARPQTAERLVTFERNRLAEVPRLMEAGGFKWDFARQRWLLRITARFPEQFMAWKDLVPESVRLDLRGELGSFSQATVAGRVRLDVAEAGMDWFDLKVVLEVTDTQLTSEEVKVLLDARGKWVRLGTKGWRKLEFKLSPEEDLQLARLGINPHELTSEPQRFHTLQLADAAARSFVTPEKYELIRRRAAEIQARVTPEVPVALHAELRPYQREGFHFLCYLATNGFGGILADDMGLGKTLQTLAWLTWLRSGEAGETISAEPPVPAPARAGGRRRPGAPGPATAASQAAGNAGPVLVVCPKSVTDNWRAETARFAPHLRVSVWRSEQVKDLAALVTQADIHIINYNQLRMLGEDLGRIAFHAVILDEGQYIKNPSSITAQIARGLRARHRLVLSGTPIENRLLDLWSLMSFAMPGALGSRSDFARLFDTKGDTLTRQRLAARVRPFLLRRTKAQVARDLPDRIEEDLFCELEGEQRTLYRAELKRAQAMLLRVTTPAALAKHRFNFLTSLLRLRQICCHPRLAKPDSEAESAKTEALLETLEPLMEEGQKVLVFSQFVEMLDLLREAIAARGWSTYYLVGGTEKRGDLVRQFQAHDGAAVFLISLKAGGFGLNLTAASYVVLFDPWWNPAVEAQAIDRSHRIGQAQKVIAYRLLIKDSVEEKIRALQRQKSRLAGDILGEETFAQNLTLDDLQFLLTD, encoded by the coding sequence ATGGAACCTGGAGACTTCGCCGGCTTTGACCCTGCAGCGGCGCAGCAGTTCCTGAGGGAGCTGCCGCCGGAGACCCGCCGGCGCGGCGAGCAGCTGCATGCCGACGGCATCGTTCAGGACCTCCGGTGTGTGCGTCCCGGCGAGGAGTACGTGGCCGACATCCAGGACGGCACCCTCCTCCAAACCACGCTGTCCTTCGACCGCGACACCGCAGCCTGGTGGGAAGCCTGCTCCTGTACCGCGGGCGGCGGATGCGAACATGCCGCCGGCATGATGCTGTCGCTGCTGGCGGAACACAGCGCGACGTCCGCCCGCTCGCTGAGTGCAGGCCGCAAGAGGCGACGAACGGAGGAGCGCCCGACAGCCTCCGGGGTGTTGTCACGTCACGTTGCCGAAGCCCTCGACCGTGCCCTCTCCCGGGCGGAGTCCGACTTCGTGCGCAAGGTCGAGGAGCGGTTTGCCCAACTGCGTGAAAAGCCGACCCTCACCGGGGACGATCTGGTCGCGCTCGGCATCCGCGCCACGGGCAACACCTGGGAGAAGCTGGACCTCTGGTCGTCGCCGCCCCGGGACGAACTGGAGTTCTGGCGCCACCTCGCCCTCGCCGCCGAGGAACGTGAACTGCCCTGGCCCGAATTCCTTCGGCCGGTCACCGACCTCACCGAACTGCGGGCCAGGGTCCAGGCCTGGCGCCGCAACCGCGACGTCGAACGTTGGAGAACGCTGCTCGGCAACCTGCAACTGGGCCCTGCCGAGGACGCGCGATCCGCCGACGAAGTCGAGCTGCGGTTGCGCTTGACCGAGTCCGAGGGGTTGATCGAATTCCGGAAGCCGGGAGCCCTCGAGTGGACCCCGATCAAACCCGGCAAATTCCGGGACTTTGACGAGAAGCACGGCGATCAGCTCGCCCCGGAAGTGGCACTGCTCTGGCAACCCCTCGCCCAGCGCGCCCGGTATGGCCATCCAGTCAATCTGGTGTACCACGACCAGCAGACCCGCCGCCTGCTGAACCGGCTCCTGCGGATGCCCGCCCTCGAACGTTTCCTGACCGGCACGGATGGGGGTCCGCTGGTGCGTCCGGAGGCACCCCTGCGATGGCAGTTGGATTCCGCAGTGGACGAGCGGGACGACTACCAGCTACGACTCGTGCAGCCGGACGGGGCACCCGCGCCAAGGATCCTGGGAGTGCTGCCGGGCCGGCCGACACTGTATCTGACCTCCGATGCCGTCTGGGCCGGTCCTCCCGTCGAGGACCACGTGCTCGACCCGGCGGCGGTGACCCTGATCCCCGCCCCCTCGCTGGAGACCGCACCGGGCGTCCGATTCCTGCACTATCTCGGGGTGCCACTGCCCGCCCGGCTTGCGGGCCGGGTGGAAACCGTGTCGCTGGAGCCGGTCATCCAGGGGGAGCTGCGAGCGATCGCCTTCGGCAACGACACCGAGTACGCGGTGATGGATGCGCTGGGCCTGGCACCGGACGCCCACTACACCGAGCGGTGGAACGGCACCGCCTGGCTGGAGGTCAAACCCGCCGAAAGCGGCGCCGATCCCGCGTCCGCCGCGAGACCCCAGACTGCGGAGCGTCTGGTCACCTTTGAACGCAACCGCCTGGCCGAGGTGCCGCGACTGATGGAGGCGGGTGGATTCAAATGGGATTTCGCGCGACAGCGCTGGCTCCTGCGGATCACCGCACGGTTTCCCGAGCAGTTCATGGCCTGGAAGGACCTGGTGCCGGAAAGCGTGCGGCTCGATCTGCGGGGCGAACTCGGATCCTTCTCGCAGGCCACCGTGGCGGGGCGTGTCCGGCTCGACGTGGCGGAAGCCGGGATGGATTGGTTCGACCTCAAGGTGGTCCTCGAGGTCACCGACACCCAGCTGACATCCGAGGAGGTGAAGGTGCTCCTGGATGCCCGCGGAAAATGGGTCCGCCTCGGAACCAAGGGATGGCGCAAGCTGGAGTTCAAGCTCTCGCCGGAGGAGGACCTGCAACTGGCGCGCCTCGGCATCAATCCCCACGAACTGACGAGCGAACCGCAGCGCTTCCACACGCTCCAGCTCGCCGATGCCGCCGCGCGATCCTTCGTCACCCCGGAAAAATACGAACTCATCCGACGCCGCGCGGCGGAAATCCAGGCCCGCGTCACCCCCGAGGTGCCCGTTGCCCTGCACGCCGAGCTGCGTCCCTACCAGCGGGAGGGCTTCCACTTCCTCTGCTACCTCGCGACCAACGGATTCGGCGGCATCCTGGCCGATGACATGGGGCTGGGCAAGACGCTGCAAACACTCGCCTGGCTGACCTGGCTGCGCTCCGGGGAAGCCGGGGAGACGATCTCCGCCGAACCGCCCGTTCCCGCTCCAGCCCGGGCCGGCGGCCGTCGCCGGCCAGGCGCCCCGGGCCCGGCAACTGCCGCATCCCAAGCCGCAGGCAACGCGGGGCCGGTGCTGGTGGTGTGTCCAAAATCCGTGACCGACAACTGGCGGGCGGAAACCGCCAGGTTCGCGCCGCACCTGCGCGTCAGCGTCTGGCGCAGCGAGCAGGTCAAGGACCTGGCAGCACTGGTGACCCAGGCCGACATCCACATCATCAACTACAACCAGCTCCGAATGCTCGGCGAGGACCTGGGCCGCATCGCCTTCCACGCCGTGATTCTGGACGAGGGCCAGTACATCAAGAACCCCTCGAGCATCACCGCACAAATCGCACGCGGCCTGCGGGCACGGCACCGTCTGGTCCTCTCGGGCACCCCGATCGAAAACCGCCTTCTGGACCTGTGGAGCCTCATGAGTTTTGCGATGCCTGGAGCCCTGGGGAGCCGGTCGGATTTTGCACGCCTGTTCGACACCAAGGGCGACACACTGACCCGCCAGCGACTGGCCGCCCGTGTGCGCCCGTTCCTGCTGCGGCGCACCAAAGCCCAGGTGGCCCGCGATCTGCCGGACCGCATCGAGGAGGACCTGTTCTGCGAACTCGAGGGGGAACAGCGAACCCTCTACCGCGCGGAGCTGAAACGGGCGCAGGCCATGCTGCTGCGGGTGACCACGCCGGCCGCGCTGGCCAAACACCGTTTCAACTTCCTCACCTCCCTGCTCCGGCTGCGCCAGATCTGCTGCCATCCGCGTCTGGCCAAGCCCGACTCCGAGGCCGAGAGCGCCAAGACGGAGGCCCTGCTGGAAACGCTGGAGCCCCTCATGGAGGAGGGGCAGAAGGTCCTCGTGTTCTCCCAGTTCGTTGAGATGCTGGATCTGCTCCGTGAGGCCATCGCGGCGCGGGGCTGGAGCACCTACTACCTGGTGGGCGGGACGGAAAAGCGCGGGGATCTGGTCCGGCAGTTTCAGGCGCACGACGGCGCCGCCGTCTTCCTCATCTCGCTGAAGGCCGGCGGCTTCGGACTCAACCTGACCGCGGCGAGCTACGTGGTTCTGTTCGACCCCTGGTGGAACCCGGCGGTGGAGGCCCAGGCCATTGACCGCAGCCATCGCATCGGTCAGGCGCAAAAGGTCATCGCCTACCGCCTGCTCATCAAGGATTCGGTTGAGGAGAAGATCCGGGCCCTGCAACGCCAGAAATCACGCCTCGCCGGCGACATCCTGGGCGAGGAGACCTTCGCGCAGAACCTGACGCTGGATGACCTCCAATTCCTGCTGACCGACTGA